The Pseudorhodobacter turbinis genome contains a region encoding:
- a CDS encoding phasin family protein — protein sequence MSNSGKTENTASTMVDLIKTMQEAGLKSMPFQGTDWLTAMADISSEVMNFTAARLKEDVNTQQALMQAKGLVEIQHIHAEFFQKTMDDYAAETAKLMRMGQTLTPAAKDTAKDKG from the coding sequence ATGAGCAACAGCGGAAAAACCGAAAACACTGCCTCTACGATGGTTGACCTGATAAAGACCATGCAAGAGGCCGGACTGAAATCCATGCCTTTTCAGGGAACGGACTGGTTGACGGCCATGGCCGATATCAGCAGCGAAGTGATGAATTTCACGGCGGCCCGCCTGAAAGAAGACGTGAATACACAGCAAGCCTTGATGCAGGCAAAAGGCCTTGTCGAGATACAGCATATTCACGCCGAGTTTTTTCAAAAAACGATGGATGATTATGCGGCGGAAACCGCCAAACTGATGCGGATGGGACAGACCTTGACGCCGGCCGCAAAGGACACGGCCAAAGACAAAGGCTGA
- a CDS encoding bifunctional enoyl-CoA hydratase/phosphate acetyltransferase, whose protein sequence is MQFIENRTFDELKLGDFAEIKRTLKAEDIELFAIMSGDVNPAHVDAEYASSDMFHKVIAHGMWGGALISTVLGTELPGPGTIYLDQSLSFRGAVGVGDTVTVRVTVAEKTEKHHHVTLDCLCTNQNGDVVIKGQALVIAPTTKVRRPRVTLPEVHLHEPGARFNALVKAAADLPPVRTGVVHPCDALSLEGALEAHAKGMIIPVLVGPEAKIRAVAAEINRDLTGIEIVDTPHSHAAAETAVALARAGKVDMLMKGKLHTDELLTPILHKDTGLRTERRMTHIFALDVPNYPKPLFISDAAINIFPDLQAKRDIVQNAIDLAIALGIEVPKVALLSAVETVTSSIPSTLEAAALCKMADRGQITGGLLDGPLAFDNAVSLSAAKAKGIRSEVAGLSDILIVPDLEAGNMVAKQLIYLAGAEAAGIVLGARIPIVLTSRADGVMSRLASTAMAQIFVHHNTIGGLT, encoded by the coding sequence ATGCAATTCATTGAAAACCGCACCTTCGATGAACTCAAACTCGGTGATTTTGCCGAAATCAAACGCACCCTGAAGGCTGAGGATATCGAGCTTTTCGCCATCATGTCGGGGGATGTGAACCCCGCCCATGTTGATGCCGAATATGCCAGCTCTGACATGTTTCACAAGGTGATCGCCCATGGCATGTGGGGGGGCGCGCTGATCTCTACGGTCTTGGGGACGGAACTGCCGGGGCCGGGCACGATCTATCTGGACCAAAGCCTGAGCTTTCGCGGCGCGGTCGGGGTGGGCGATACCGTTACCGTGCGTGTCACCGTGGCCGAGAAAACCGAGAAACATCACCATGTAACGCTGGATTGTCTTTGCACGAACCAAAACGGCGATGTGGTGATCAAGGGCCAAGCTTTGGTCATCGCCCCCACCACCAAGGTCCGCCGCCCCCGCGTGACCCTGCCCGAGGTGCATCTGCATGAACCGGGCGCGCGGTTCAACGCGCTGGTCAAGGCCGCCGCCGATCTGCCGCCCGTGCGCACGGGCGTCGTCCACCCCTGTGATGCGCTGTCACTGGAGGGCGCGCTAGAGGCCCATGCCAAGGGTATGATCATCCCCGTTCTGGTCGGCCCCGAGGCCAAGATCCGGGCCGTGGCCGCCGAGATCAACCGCGACCTGACCGGCATCGAGATTGTCGACACCCCCCACAGCCATGCCGCCGCCGAAACCGCCGTGGCACTGGCACGGGCGGGCAAGGTGGATATGCTGATGAAGGGGAAACTGCATACCGATGAATTGCTCACCCCGATCTTGCACAAGGATACCGGCCTGCGTACAGAGCGCCGGATGACCCATATCTTTGCGCTTGATGTGCCGAATTATCCCAAACCGCTGTTCATCAGCGATGCGGCGATCAACATCTTTCCTGACCTGCAGGCCAAACGCGATATCGTGCAAAACGCCATCGACCTTGCCATCGCGCTTGGGATTGAGGTGCCAAAGGTCGCCCTGCTTTCGGCGGTAGAGACCGTCACCTCCAGCATCCCCTCCACGCTTGAGGCCGCCGCATTGTGCAAGATGGCAGACCGTGGGCAGATCACCGGCGGGTTGCTTGACGGGCCGCTTGCCTTTGACAATGCCGTGTCGCTTTCGGCGGCCAAGGCCAAGGGCATCCGGTCAGAGGTCGCGGGCCTGAGCGATATCCTGATCGTGCCTGATCTGGAGGCGGGCAATATGGTGGCCAAACAGCTGATCTATCTGGCCGGTGCCGAGGCGGCGGGGATTGTGCTGGGGGCGCGTATCCCCATCGTCTTGACCAGCCGCGCGGATGGGGTAATGTCACGCCTCGCCTCTACCGCAATGGCGCAGATATTCGTGCATCACAACACCATCGGAGGCCTGACATGA
- the fabI gene encoding enoyl-ACP reductase FabI yields the protein MLENLLKGKRGLVVGVANEHSIAAGCATALRAAGAEVAITYADDRAKPYVAPVAAQLDTPIFLPLDVEIDGQMEAVFAAIQREWGQLDFVIHSIAFCPKDDLHGPVSACSKAGFARAMDISVHSLIRLTRLAVPMMPKGGTILTMSYYGAEKVVDNYNIMGPVKAALEGTVRYLAAELGPKQIRVNAISPGPLRTRAGSGIAHFDALIDAAQKRAPEQTLVTIEDVGHMAVGLISDLSSKVTGNIAYVDGGYHVQA from the coding sequence ATGTTGGAAAACCTGTTGAAAGGCAAACGCGGGCTGGTTGTCGGCGTTGCGAATGAACATTCCATCGCCGCGGGCTGTGCCACGGCCCTACGCGCCGCCGGTGCTGAGGTCGCGATCACCTATGCCGATGATCGTGCCAAACCCTATGTAGCACCGGTCGCAGCCCAGCTTGACACCCCGATTTTCCTGCCGCTGGATGTTGAAATCGACGGCCAGATGGAGGCTGTCTTTGCCGCCATCCAGCGCGAATGGGGGCAGCTTGATTTTGTCATCCACTCCATCGCCTTTTGCCCCAAGGATGATTTGCACGGCCCGGTCAGTGCCTGCTCCAAGGCGGGGTTTGCGCGCGCGATGGATATCTCGGTGCATTCGCTGATCCGCCTGACGCGGCTGGCCGTGCCGATGATGCCCAAAGGCGGCACCATCCTGACGATGAGCTATTACGGCGCGGAAAAGGTGGTCGACAACTATAACATTATGGGGCCGGTCAAGGCCGCGCTGGAGGGGACCGTGCGCTATCTCGCGGCGGAGCTGGGGCCGAAACAGATCCGCGTCAATGCCATCTCGCCGGGGCCTTTGCGCACGCGGGCGGGGTCGGGCATCGCGCATTTTGACGCGCTGATCGACGCGGCCCAAAAGCGCGCGCCAGAACAAACCCTCGTCACGATTGAGGACGTGGGCCATATGGCGGTGGGGTTGATCAGCGACCTGTCATCCAAGGTGACGGGCAATATCGCCTATGTCGATGGCGGCTATCACGTGCAGGCCTAG
- a CDS encoding PHA/PHB synthase family protein: MAHKSVTPIKHDMPRSNWPNLPALLPHAPANMEQSLDKGLKAAQARFTGGLSPIALAAAYTDWALHLSSAPGKQMELVEKAVKKTARFAHYASLCALTPKSNQTCITPLPQDKRFRDEHWQQWPFNVMSQAFLLNQQWWHNATTGVEGVTSQHEDVVTFAARQMLDVFSPSNSPLTNPEVLAKTMAQGGMNLVRGWQNFVEDASRTNAGEKPVGTEDFEVGRNMAISPGKVVFRNRLIELIQYAPTTDKVRPEPILIVPAWIMKYYILDLSAQNSLVQYLTAQGYTVFMVSWKNPDAEDRDLGMDDYLSYGVMEAVRAANTITGGQQIHAVGYCLGGTLLSIAAAAMARDGDDRLKTLTLLAAQVDFTEAGELTLFINDSQLAYLEDMMWEKGYLGSDQMAGAFQLLRSNDLIWSRVIHDYLMGERSEMNDLMAWNADATRMPYRMHSEYLRRLFLKNDLAEGRYFVGDQPIAISDIRVPVFMVGTERDHVAPWHSVYKFNLLSDTDVTFVLTSGGHNAGIVSEPGHPHRHYRMRTKTKDDPHTGPDSWSDETQPVDGSWWPALTAWLDEASGAPVKPPQMGAKAKGYAPICDAPGTYVFQE; this comes from the coding sequence ATGGCGCATAAAAGCGTAACCCCGATCAAACACGACATGCCCCGCAGCAACTGGCCCAATTTGCCCGCCCTTCTGCCCCATGCCCCCGCGAATATGGAACAAAGCCTTGATAAGGGGCTCAAGGCGGCGCAGGCGCGGTTTACCGGCGGGCTGTCCCCCATCGCGCTGGCGGCCGCCTATACCGATTGGGCGCTGCATCTGTCATCGGCCCCCGGCAAGCAAATGGAGCTGGTGGAAAAAGCCGTCAAAAAGACCGCACGCTTTGCCCATTACGCCAGCCTTTGCGCGCTGACCCCCAAATCCAACCAGACCTGCATCACCCCCCTGCCCCAAGACAAACGCTTTCGGGACGAACATTGGCAACAATGGCCCTTTAACGTGATGTCTCAGGCCTTCTTGCTGAACCAGCAATGGTGGCACAATGCCACAACCGGGGTTGAGGGCGTGACCAGCCAGCATGAAGATGTCGTCACCTTTGCCGCGCGGCAGATGCTTGATGTGTTCTCGCCGTCGAACTCACCCTTGACCAACCCCGAGGTGCTGGCCAAGACCATGGCCCAAGGCGGGATGAACCTTGTGCGCGGCTGGCAGAATTTCGTTGAAGATGCCTCTCGCACCAATGCGGGCGAGAAACCCGTCGGCACCGAGGATTTCGAGGTCGGTCGCAACATGGCCATCAGCCCCGGCAAGGTCGTCTTTCGCAACCGTTTGATAGAGCTGATCCAATATGCCCCCACCACCGATAAGGTCCGGCCAGAGCCGATCTTGATCGTGCCGGCCTGGATCATGAAATATTACATCCTTGATCTAAGCGCGCAAAACTCGCTGGTGCAATATCTGACGGCGCAAGGGTACACCGTCTTTATGGTATCGTGGAAAAACCCCGATGCCGAGGACCGCGATCTGGGCATGGATGACTATCTGTCCTATGGCGTCATGGAGGCTGTGCGCGCGGCAAACACCATCACCGGCGGGCAACAGATCCACGCGGTCGGCTATTGCCTTGGCGGGACGCTGCTTTCTATTGCGGCGGCGGCGATGGCCCGCGATGGCGATGACCGTCTCAAAACCTTGACCCTATTGGCCGCGCAGGTTGATTTCACCGAGGCCGGGGAGTTGACGCTTTTCATCAACGACAGCCAGCTTGCCTATCTTGAGGATATGATGTGGGAAAAGGGCTATCTTGGCAGTGACCAGATGGCCGGCGCGTTCCAGCTTTTGCGCTCTAACGACTTGATCTGGTCGCGGGTGATCCATGATTACCTGATGGGTGAGAGGTCAGAGATGAACGACCTGATGGCGTGGAATGCCGATGCAACGCGCATGCCCTACCGGATGCATTCCGAGTATCTGCGCCGCCTGTTCTTGAAAAACGATCTGGCCGAGGGGCGCTATTTCGTGGGCGATCAACCCATCGCCATATCCGACATCCGCGTGCCGGTCTTTATGGTCGGGACCGAGCGTGACCATGTGGCACCTTGGCATTCGGTTTATAAGTTCAACCTTTTGTCCGATACGGATGTGACTTTTGTGCTGACCAGCGGCGGCCATAATGCGGGCATCGTATCCGAGCCGGGGCACCCGCACCGCCATTACCGGATGCGCACCAAGACCAAGGATGACCCCCATACCGGCCCCGATAGCTGGTCTGACGAAACCCAGCCCGTGGACGGATCATGGTGGCCCGCACTGACCGCATGGCTGGACGAGGCCTCGGGCGCGCCGGTCAAGCCGCCACAGATGGGCGCAAAGGCCAAGGGCTATGCCCCCATCTGCGATGCCCCCGGCACCTATGTATTTCAGGAGTGA
- a CDS encoding acetate/propionate family kinase yields MSGVFLTLNAGSSSIKFAVYDAHDPSPAPRLGGKIAGIGSAPVFAARDASGAAVDKGALAALDQDASHDALIALLLPWIAAHQNGAVPLAVGHRVVHGGQDFIAPTVVDEAILTRLETLNPLAPLHQPHNLGAIRAVANLYPDIPQIACFDTAFHHTQDRLAKLFALPRDLTDQGIIRYGFHGLSYDYIASTLPTHLPEARRVVVAHLGNGASMCAMRDGKSMATSMGFTALDGLMMGRRCGALDPGVILYLMQSEGMSPEAIKDLLYNQSGLYGVSQISNDMQILQDANTPEAEEAIALYCYRAAGVLAGLLPAIGGLDALVFTAGIGENAPLVRRKICEHLRWLGVAIDNAANAENATTISAPQSQVSVLVIPTNEEAVVANACRALVL; encoded by the coding sequence ATGAGCGGGGTTTTTCTAACGCTGAACGCGGGATCCTCCAGCATCAAATTCGCGGTCTATGATGCGCATGACCCCTCGCCCGCGCCGCGCCTTGGTGGCAAGATCGCGGGGATCGGCAGCGCGCCGGTCTTTGCCGCGCGCGATGCCAGCGGGGCCGCAGTGGATAAGGGCGCGCTGGCCGCGCTGGACCAAGACGCCAGCCATGATGCCCTGATCGCCCTTTTGTTGCCATGGATTGCCGCGCATCAAAACGGCGCGGTGCCCTTGGCCGTGGGGCATAGGGTCGTGCATGGCGGGCAAGATTTCATCGCGCCGACCGTGGTGGATGAGGCCATTCTGACGCGGCTGGAAACCCTGAACCCGCTGGCCCCCCTGCACCAGCCGCATAACCTCGGGGCCATTCGGGCGGTGGCAAACCTCTATCCCGACATCCCCCAGATCGCCTGTTTCGACACCGCTTTTCACCACACCCAAGACCGGCTGGCCAAGCTGTTCGCCCTGCCGCGTGACCTGACCGATCAGGGCATCATCCGCTATGGCTTTCACGGGTTGTCCTATGATTATATCGCCAGCACCCTGCCCACGCATCTGCCCGAGGCGCGCCGTGTGGTGGTCGCCCATCTGGGCAATGGTGCCAGCATGTGTGCGATGCGCGACGGGAAAAGCATGGCCACCAGCATGGGCTTTACCGCGCTGGACGGTTTGATGATGGGGCGGCGTTGCGGGGCGCTCGATCCGGGGGTGATCCTTTATCTGATGCAATCCGAAGGCATGTCCCCCGAGGCGATCAAAGACCTGCTCTATAATCAATCCGGCCTTTACGGGGTTTCGCAAATCAGCAACGACATGCAGATCCTGCAAGACGCCAATACCCCCGAGGCCGAAGAGGCAATCGCGCTTTATTGCTATCGTGCGGCGGGGGTTCTGGCGGGGTTGTTGCCCGCGATCGGGGGGCTGGACGCCTTGGTCTTTACCGCCGGCATCGGGGAAAACGCGCCGCTTGTGCGCCGCAAGATCTGTGAGCATCTGCGCTGGTTGGGGGTTGCGATTGACAATGCGGCGAATGCCGAAAATGCCACCACCATTTCCGCGCCGCAGTCGCAGGTCTCGGTGCTGGTCATCCCCACGAACGAAGAGGCTGTCGTGGCCAATGCCTGTCGCGCACTTGTCTTATAG
- a CDS encoding HlyD family secretion protein — protein MKKKLVGAAALLIAIGLGGMIWWQSSQGSGLPEGISMSNGRIEAERIEVATKLAGRVAEVTVAEGDWVEAGQVLARVETTELQAQLHQAAATVLQALQQKLQAEAQLRQYQSALTTAEAEFQRVEELATNEFASQARLDTQRTALASAQAAVASAEAGIPLAEATIAAAQAAVDRIQSLIDDSSLKAPRAGRVQYVLAHGGEVVAAGSSVVTLTDLADMYMTIFLPSRDAGRLAVGAEARIILDAIPEYVIPATVTFVASSAQFTPRSVETEDERDQLMFRVKLTVAPELLANYQDRARAGVPGVGYVRVVGDADWPTNLAVRLPE, from the coding sequence ATGAAGAAAAAACTGGTTGGCGCGGCGGCGCTGCTTATCGCGATTGGCCTGGGTGGCATGATCTGGTGGCAATCCTCGCAAGGGTCGGGCTTGCCTGAGGGCATCAGCATGTCAAATGGCCGGATCGAGGCAGAACGGATCGAGGTTGCAACGAAACTTGCCGGCCGCGTGGCAGAGGTCACGGTTGCCGAGGGCGATTGGGTCGAGGCCGGTCAGGTTCTGGCCCGTGTTGAAACCACAGAGCTGCAAGCCCAGCTTCATCAAGCCGCGGCGACCGTCTTGCAGGCCCTCCAGCAAAAGCTGCAGGCCGAGGCACAGTTACGCCAGTACCAATCCGCGCTGACCACCGCCGAGGCTGAATTCCAGCGGGTGGAGGAGCTGGCCACCAATGAGTTTGCCTCACAGGCGCGGCTGGATACCCAACGTACGGCGCTGGCCTCGGCGCAAGCGGCGGTTGCCTCGGCCGAGGCGGGTATCCCTTTGGCCGAAGCTACGATTGCCGCAGCCCAAGCGGCTGTCGACCGCATCCAAAGCCTGATTGACGATTCCAGCTTGAAAGCCCCCCGGGCAGGGCGGGTGCAATATGTTCTTGCCCATGGCGGCGAGGTCGTCGCTGCCGGTAGCAGCGTTGTCACCCTCACGGATCTAGCGGATATGTATATGACGATCTTCTTGCCCTCGCGGGATGCAGGGCGGTTGGCCGTGGGCGCTGAGGCGCGGATTATTCTGGACGCGATCCCAGAATACGTGATCCCCGCCACGGTGACTTTCGTGGCAAGTTCGGCACAATTCACCCCGCGCTCTGTCGAAACCGAGGATGAGCGGGACCAGCTGATGTTCCGCGTCAAGCTGACTGTCGCGCCGGAATTGCTGGCCAATTACCAAGATCGCGCCCGCGCCGGTGTGCCGGGTGTCGGCTATGTCCGTGTTGTCGGGGATGCTGATTGGCCGACCAACCTTGCGGTGAGATTGCCGGAATGA
- the rbbA gene encoding ribosome-associated ATPase/putative transporter RbbA has translation MSDAPVAKLASVTHRYGPVAALDDVTLDIPAGCMAGLIGPDGVGKSTLLALVSGVRRLQTGDVQVLGGDIRDRAHLRECNRRIAYMPQGLGRNLYPTLTVHENLDFFGRLFAQSAPERAARIDELLRATGLDPFPDRPAGKLSGGMKQKLSLCSALIHDPDLLILDEPTTGVDPLSRQQFWDLIDHIRQERPAMSVIVATAYMEEAERFDWLAAMSDGKVIATGTPAQIRKQAGQDSLEHAFIALLPEEARRGHHAVVVPPRQLAEGPPAIQAKSLTRRFGDFTAVDSVNFEIERGEIFGFLGSNGCGKTTTMKMLTGLLPASEGEALLFGETLDARDMRTRRRVGYMSQSFSLYSELTVRQNLDLHAELYQLPVKTRAGRVAEMMTTFDLADVAEDRPDALPLGLRQRLQLAVAVIHAPEVLILDEPTSGVDPIARDAFWEHLIGLSRNDGVTIFVSTHFMNEAQRCDRISLMHAGRVLAVGTPAEIAKTRGTEDLGTAFVAYLREAAGGDAEALDATPELADRPVSAVQNRGIARIWAFARREMMEILRDRLRLTFAFLGPVILMLTFGYGISFDVTDLPYAVLDQDQTAESRTLLEAFSGSRYFAQQPAARSSAELQARLRSGEIALAIEIPPDFGRMLLQSQRPELRIAVDAAMPFRAETTRGYLQGLAISYMNDQIERTYGKRIDTSYAEIETRFRYNQGFKSVFAIVPSVIMLMLVLIPSMMAAMGVVREKETGSIANFRSTPVTRLEFILGKQLPYVVIATISFLTLLVVAYGVFGVPIKGSVTALFVGTLLYALATTGFGVLVSTFTKTQVAATFAAAIISIIPSVNFSGLLVPVSSLSGGGRMIGLGFPSAWYQQISVGTFTKDLGFAELWQNHLALAGFALFFIAASVLALRKQEP, from the coding sequence ATGAGCGATGCTCCGGTTGCAAAGCTGGCCAGTGTTACGCATCGATACGGGCCGGTTGCGGCGCTTGATGATGTAACGCTGGATATTCCGGCGGGCTGTATGGCGGGGCTGATCGGGCCGGACGGGGTGGGGAAATCCACGCTGTTGGCGCTGGTGTCGGGCGTGCGCAGGCTGCAAACCGGCGATGTTCAGGTGCTTGGCGGCGATATCCGCGACCGCGCCCACCTTCGGGAATGTAACCGCCGCATCGCCTATATGCCGCAAGGCCTTGGGCGCAACCTTTACCCCACACTGACCGTCCATGAGAACCTTGATTTCTTTGGCAGGCTCTTTGCCCAATCCGCGCCGGAACGGGCCGCCCGGATTGACGAGCTGTTGCGCGCAACGGGATTGGACCCGTTCCCCGACCGGCCTGCGGGCAAGCTCTCGGGCGGGATGAAGCAAAAGCTCTCGCTGTGTTCTGCGCTGATCCATGACCCTGATCTGCTTATTCTGGATGAGCCGACAACCGGCGTGGACCCGCTGTCGCGTCAACAATTCTGGGACCTGATCGACCATATCCGCCAAGAACGCCCCGCCATGAGCGTGATCGTGGCCACCGCCTATATGGAAGAGGCGGAACGCTTTGACTGGCTGGCGGCGATGTCGGACGGCAAGGTGATTGCCACGGGAACCCCTGCCCAGATTCGCAAGCAGGCGGGACAGGACAGTCTGGAACATGCCTTTATCGCGCTGTTGCCCGAAGAGGCGCGGCGCGGGCATCATGCGGTCGTCGTGCCGCCCCGACAGCTCGCCGAAGGCCCCCCCGCCATTCAGGCCAAGTCCCTTACCCGCCGGTTTGGTGACTTTACGGCGGTGGATTCAGTGAACTTTGAGATTGAACGTGGCGAGATTTTTGGGTTCCTTGGTTCTAACGGTTGCGGCAAGACCACCACGATGAAGATGCTGACGGGGCTTTTGCCTGCCAGCGAAGGCGAGGCGCTCTTGTTTGGCGAAACGCTGGATGCGCGCGACATGCGCACGCGCAGGCGGGTCGGCTATATGTCGCAATCCTTCTCGCTTTATTCCGAGCTGACGGTGCGCCAGAACCTCGACCTGCATGCCGAATTATACCAGCTTCCGGTGAAAACGCGGGCCGGGCGCGTGGCCGAGATGATGACAACATTCGATCTGGCCGATGTCGCCGAGGACCGCCCCGATGCCCTGCCGCTGGGGCTGCGCCAACGCCTGCAACTTGCCGTGGCGGTGATCCACGCCCCCGAGGTGTTGATCTTGGACGAGCCAACCTCGGGCGTCGATCCGATTGCGCGCGATGCGTTCTGGGAACATCTGATCGGGTTGTCGCGCAATGACGGGGTGACGATTTTTGTCTCGACCCATTTCATGAATGAGGCGCAGCGCTGTGACCGGATATCCTTGATGCATGCAGGCAGGGTGCTGGCCGTCGGCACCCCCGCCGAGATTGCGAAAACCAGAGGGACCGAGGATCTGGGCACCGCTTTCGTCGCCTATCTGCGTGAGGCGGCGGGCGGGGATGCCGAGGCGCTAGACGCCACCCCAGAACTGGCGGACCGTCCGGTTTCGGCAGTGCAAAACAGGGGGATTGCCCGCATCTGGGCCTTTGCCCGCCGTGAGATGATGGAGATTTTGCGCGACCGCCTGCGGCTGACCTTTGCCTTTTTGGGACCGGTCATTTTGATGCTGACCTTTGGTTATGGCATTTCGTTTGATGTGACGGATCTGCCCTATGCCGTGCTGGATCAGGACCAGACCGCGGAAAGTCGCACCCTGCTAGAGGCGTTTTCCGGCTCGCGTTATTTCGCGCAGCAGCCCGCCGCGCGCAGCAGTGCCGAGCTTCAAGCCCGCTTGCGCAGCGGCGAGATTGCGCTGGCCATCGAGATCCCGCCTGATTTCGGGCGGATGCTGCTGCAATCGCAACGCCCTGAACTGCGCATAGCGGTTGATGCCGCCATGCCGTTTCGCGCCGAGACCACGCGCGGCTATCTGCAAGGGTTGGCGATCTCTTATATGAATGACCAGATAGAGCGCACCTACGGCAAGCGGATCGACACGAGTTACGCCGAAATAGAGACGCGTTTTCGCTATAATCAAGGGTTTAAATCGGTCTTTGCCATTGTGCCTTCGGTGATCATGCTGATGCTGGTTCTGATCCCCTCGATGATGGCGGCGATGGGGGTTGTGCGCGAAAAAGAGACTGGGTCTATCGCGAATTTCCGCTCCACCCCCGTGACGCGGCTAGAGTTTATCTTGGGCAAACAGCTGCCCTACGTCGTTATCGCAACCATTAGCTTTTTGACGCTGTTGGTGGTGGCTTACGGCGTGTTCGGGGTGCCGATAAAAGGCTCTGTCACGGCGCTTTTTGTGGGAACGTTGCTTTATGCGCTGGCGACGACGGGATTTGGTGTGCTGGTCTCGACCTTTACCAAGACGCAGGTTGCGGCGACCTTTGCGGCTGCGATCATCTCTATCATCCCTTCGGTGAATTTCTCGGGGCTTTTGGTGCCGGTGTCGTCGCTTTCGGGGGGCGGGCGGATGATCGGTCTGGGGTTCCCCTCGGCTTGGTATCAACAGATCAGTGTCGGCACTTTCACCAAGGATCTGGGTTTTGCGGAGCTGTGGCAAAACCATCTGGCGCTGGCGGGCTTTGCGCTGTTTTTCATTGCGGCGTCGGTTCTGGCGTTGCGCAAACAGGAGCCTTGA
- a CDS encoding universal stress protein produces MKNSTILIATSKDAPLDRLAQKLETLRAIPARAVVLLVAQMPVFPYSAIGLPPFGPIDIPPEWQEEVANLRTSLNDRAQEVEALLQAHDISGEVATATCEPAMLADAIARRAMLCDMAIISEELREPEAIFRQAVYGVLFQSPAGLLLNDPKAAVLSAPKRVFVAWNTHLHSARAVHQALPLLRQADEVVIASFDPVMTELREGEEPGADVAKWLTHHGCTVTVQQYPSGGKDIAECILDRSKEVGADLIVMGAYGHSRMRETIFGGTTHSMIAQSDRAVFLGR; encoded by the coding sequence ATGAAGAACAGCACAATCTTGATTGCCACCAGCAAGGACGCGCCCCTTGACCGGCTTGCCCAAAAGCTTGAAACTCTGCGGGCGATTCCGGCGCGGGCGGTGGTTTTGCTTGTGGCACAAATGCCCGTCTTTCCCTATTCCGCCATCGGCCTGCCACCCTTTGGCCCGATTGATATTCCGCCTGAATGGCAAGAGGAGGTCGCAAACCTTCGCACCTCCCTCAATGACAGGGCGCAAGAGGTAGAGGCCCTGCTGCAAGCGCATGACATCTCGGGCGAGGTGGCAACCGCCACTTGTGAGCCTGCGATGCTGGCCGATGCCATCGCGCGGCGGGCGATGCTTTGCGATATGGCGATCATCAGCGAAGAGTTACGCGAACCCGAAGCGATCTTTCGGCAGGCGGTTTACGGAGTGTTGTTTCAATCGCCCGCAGGCCTATTGTTGAACGATCCAAAGGCTGCCGTGCTTAGTGCTCCTAAGCGGGTCTTTGTGGCGTGGAACACCCACCTCCATTCGGCCCGCGCCGTACATCAGGCATTGCCGTTGTTGCGCCAGGCCGATGAGGTGGTCATCGCCAGCTTTGATCCCGTCATGACCGAGTTGCGCGAGGGTGAGGAACCCGGTGCCGATGTCGCCAAATGGCTGACCCATCACGGCTGCACCGTCACCGTTCAACAATATCCCAGCGGCGGCAAGGATATCGCGGAATGCATCCTTGACCGATCCAAAGAGGTGGGCGCGGATTTGATTGTCATGGGGGCTTACGGGCATTCCAGAATGCGTGAGACTATTTTTGGCGGCACCACACACAGCATGATTGCACAATCCGATCGCGCGGTCTTTCTGGGCCGTTAG